A genome region from Rickettsiales endosymbiont of Stachyamoeba lipophora includes the following:
- the glpX gene encoding class II fructose-bisphosphatase has translation MADSLSSLLPSIVQVTADAAIACLDHVGRMDEKQADQAAVNSMRHSLNQLPISGKIVIGEGERDQAPMLYIGEEVGTGGIALDIALDPLEGTTLCAHAASNALSVIALGPKGTLLHAPDIYMDKIAVGCKVEGLDLGQGYIPNLEIIAQALGKLPHELSVMILNRPRHQDLIQQVKKFGSKICLITDGDIQAAINTALPETRVDVYIGSGGAPEGVLAAAALKCIGGTFIGKLKFEDELQIKRAIEMGLVHYHKQLEILDMVKGDVIFSATGVTDGSLVKGAQQYSNKVITETLVFDSKVHSMSRIVNHKFIL, from the coding sequence ATGGCTGATTCTCTCTCCTCCTTACTACCATCAATAGTTCAAGTTACGGCCGATGCTGCAATTGCTTGCTTAGACCATGTTGGTCGCATGGATGAAAAGCAGGCTGATCAGGCAGCGGTCAATTCAATGCGTCATTCTCTAAATCAACTCCCCATATCAGGTAAGATAGTAATTGGTGAAGGAGAGCGCGATCAAGCTCCAATGCTTTATATCGGCGAAGAAGTGGGAACGGGTGGAATTGCGCTGGATATAGCGCTTGATCCATTAGAAGGAACTACTCTGTGTGCGCATGCAGCAAGTAACGCTTTATCAGTGATAGCCTTGGGTCCTAAAGGTACCCTTCTTCATGCGCCAGATATATATATGGATAAAATAGCAGTTGGTTGTAAGGTTGAAGGGTTAGACTTGGGACAGGGTTATATTCCTAACCTTGAAATCATTGCTCAGGCGCTAGGAAAGCTCCCACATGAGTTATCGGTGATGATTCTTAATCGTCCGCGTCACCAAGATCTAATTCAGCAGGTAAAAAAATTTGGATCTAAAATATGCCTAATTACTGATGGAGATATACAAGCAGCAATTAATACTGCCTTACCCGAAACACGAGTTGATGTATATATAGGTAGCGGTGGTGCTCCTGAAGGAGTCTTGGCAGCGGCGGCTCTTAAATGTATAGGTGGTACTTTTATAGGAAAACTAAAATTCGAGGATGAATTGCAGATCAAACGAGCAATAGAAATGGGTTTAGTTCATTATCATAAACAGCTTGAGATTTTAGATATGGTTAAAGGGGATGTAATTTTCTCTGCTACGGGTGTCACGGATGGTAGTCTGGTTAAAGGAGCTCAACAATACAGTAATAAAGTGATAACAGAAACGCTGGTGTTTGATAGTAAAGTTCATTCTATGAGTAGAATAGTTAATCATAAATTTATTTTATGA
- a CDS encoding RluA family pseudouridine synthase: MSKFEHNILKFCNLHFENKTRLDKIIFQVLNKDNQQFSRQKIQQIIKDGGIHINDGIISNASEKFQHISNLIIHLPKAKPSTLVPKNTQTFQVIFEDDDILIVNKPAGVTTHPGNGNFDDTLANELVGYLQSNLSGIGGSDRPGIVHRLDKDTSGLMVVAKNDQAHLNLSEQLKDRSLSRTYICLTYGLVSPKKGTIKTHIVRDSRDRTKMRAVASGGKEAITHYSVIEHMSNSQISIIECKLDTGRTHQIRTHFNHLGYPLIGDKLYNNNRKFWNNPYKELRETLKEFPRQALHSYKLGLLHPNTNQKMEFKIDIEQDIIDLINIIKQYE, encoded by the coding sequence ATGTCTAAATTTGAACATAATATATTAAAATTTTGTAATCTGCATTTTGAAAACAAAACCCGACTTGATAAAATTATTTTTCAAGTATTAAACAAAGATAATCAACAATTTTCAAGGCAAAAAATACAGCAAATTATCAAAGATGGTGGAATTCATATAAACGATGGAATTATTAGCAATGCCAGCGAAAAGTTTCAACATATCTCTAATTTAATAATTCACCTACCTAAAGCCAAGCCTTCCACTCTAGTACCTAAAAATACTCAAACTTTCCAGGTAATATTTGAAGATGATGATATTTTAATAGTGAACAAACCGGCAGGGGTTACTACCCATCCTGGAAATGGTAATTTTGATGATACTCTTGCTAACGAATTAGTTGGATACCTACAAAGCAACCTATCAGGCATTGGCGGCAGCGATAGACCGGGCATTGTCCACAGACTTGATAAAGATACTTCAGGACTTATGGTGGTTGCTAAAAACGATCAAGCTCATTTAAATTTAAGTGAGCAATTAAAAGACAGAAGCCTCTCCCGCACTTATATTTGCTTAACCTATGGATTAGTATCACCTAAAAAGGGTACAATTAAAACTCACATCGTCCGCGATTCACGCGATAGGACTAAGATGCGTGCAGTAGCTTCAGGTGGCAAAGAAGCCATTACTCACTATAGCGTTATAGAACATATGAGTAACTCTCAAATTTCAATAATAGAATGTAAATTAGATACTGGCCGTACTCACCAAATAAGAACACATTTTAACCATTTAGGATATCCTTTAATTGGGGACAAATTATACAACAATAATCGCAAATTTTGGAATAATCCTTACAAAGAACTCAGAGAAACTTTAAAAGAATTTCCTAGACAGGCGCTTCATTCTTATAAATTGGGACTACTCCACCCTAACACTAATCAAAAAATGGAATTTAAAATTGATATTGAACAAGACATTATAGATTTAATTAATATAATTAAACAATATGAGTAG
- the murB gene encoding UDP-N-acetylmuramate dehydrogenase, giving the protein MDSITSLLFSKLPGVLRLNYPLNKTNWFNVGGTTKYFYKPLNTQDLAEIINIAYINQINILPLGVGSNILIRDGGFDGLVIKLGKEFNYIQASEDLIEIGASVLDQNVAAWTLNQSFKGFEFLSGIPGTIGGALAMNAGCYGAEIKDILVKAEIVNHSGQVQMLYNEDLRYTYRKHGLNFKPYFTRGWFKAIKGEQEAIKLKMDHITKQREQTQPLRSKTGGSTFKNPDPSICSLKAWELLDKVGMRGFEHHGAKFSDVHCNFLINFNNASATAIEELGEIAKKRVFEQFGIELTWEIERVGTK; this is encoded by the coding sequence GTGGATAGCATAACTTCTCTCTTATTTTCCAAACTACCTGGGGTATTAAGGTTGAACTATCCGCTTAACAAAACCAATTGGTTTAATGTAGGCGGAACAACTAAATATTTCTACAAGCCACTTAACACGCAGGATTTAGCTGAGATTATTAATATAGCCTATATTAATCAAATTAATATTCTACCTTTAGGCGTAGGCTCAAACATTTTAATACGTGATGGTGGATTTGACGGTTTGGTAATAAAACTTGGAAAAGAATTTAATTACATTCAAGCCTCAGAGGATTTAATTGAGATTGGCGCCAGCGTACTAGATCAAAATGTGGCCGCATGGACGCTGAATCAAAGTTTTAAGGGTTTTGAATTTTTGAGCGGAATCCCTGGCACTATCGGAGGAGCCCTAGCTATGAATGCCGGTTGCTATGGTGCTGAAATTAAAGATATCTTAGTTAAAGCAGAAATAGTTAATCACAGCGGCCAAGTTCAAATGCTTTATAATGAAGATTTACGCTATACCTATAGAAAACATGGTCTTAACTTTAAACCATATTTTACCAGGGGCTGGTTTAAAGCTATCAAAGGTGAACAAGAAGCAATTAAACTAAAAATGGACCATATTACAAAGCAACGTGAGCAAACTCAGCCGCTTAGAAGCAAAACTGGTGGTAGTACGTTTAAAAACCCCGATCCTAGCATTTGCTCTTTAAAAGCCTGGGAATTACTTGATAAAGTTGGTATGCGGGGGTTTGAGCATCACGGTGCTAAATTCTCAGATGTACATTGTAATTTTTTAATAAATTTTAATAATGCCTCAGCAACTGCAATAGAAGAATTAGGAGAAATTGCAAAAAAGCGCGTTTTTGAACAATTTGGTATAGAATTAACTTGGGAAATAGAAAGGGTAGGAACAAAATGA
- a CDS encoding D-alanine--D-alanine ligase: MTTTLIQQKHPSKILEQYKPDNSKKHVLLLMGGESAEREVSLISGRGISKALKEKNYQTTSVDVGYDIANIIEQIKPDVVFNALHGTFGEDGNIQGILNILRIPYTHSGLTCSAICFNKLLTRYMVEAHGVNMAKCKVVNKGNINLNEEPMPRPYVIKPTCEGSSIGIEVVLEQDNFSFNEYQWDHGDELIIEEYIPGQEIQVAVIDGKAVGALEIKTHRKFYDYEAKYTPGGSVHIYPAELPIEKYQEVLSISEKVFNLLGCKDVSRVEYRYHQEQKKFYFLEVNTHPGFTPTSIVPEICAANGTSYNDLVEFLVEKADAVKL; encoded by the coding sequence ATGACCACAACTTTAATTCAACAAAAGCATCCAAGCAAAATACTTGAACAATATAAACCTGACAATTCTAAAAAGCATGTTCTACTACTTATGGGCGGCGAATCAGCTGAACGCGAAGTATCCCTTATCAGTGGCCGAGGAATATCTAAGGCTTTAAAAGAAAAAAACTATCAAACGACTAGCGTAGATGTTGGTTATGACATCGCTAATATAATTGAACAAATAAAACCAGATGTGGTTTTTAATGCTTTACACGGTACCTTTGGGGAAGACGGCAATATACAAGGCATTCTAAATATTTTAAGAATTCCTTATACTCATTCAGGTTTAACTTGCTCTGCTATATGCTTTAATAAGCTGCTTACACGTTACATGGTGGAAGCTCATGGGGTGAACATGGCAAAATGCAAGGTCGTGAACAAAGGAAACATCAACCTGAACGAAGAACCAATGCCGAGACCTTATGTCATTAAGCCAACATGCGAAGGATCAAGCATAGGCATCGAAGTGGTATTAGAACAAGATAACTTTTCTTTTAATGAGTATCAATGGGACCATGGGGATGAACTTATTATTGAAGAATATATTCCTGGACAAGAAATCCAGGTGGCAGTAATTGACGGCAAGGCTGTTGGAGCTCTAGAGATAAAAACTCATCGTAAATTTTATGATTATGAGGCCAAATATACCCCTGGCGGTTCAGTACATATTTATCCTGCAGAACTTCCTATAGAAAAATATCAAGAAGTGCTTTCTATTTCAGAAAAAGTCTTTAATTTATTAGGATGTAAAGATGTATCTCGGGTAGAGTATCGTTATCATCAAGAACAGAAAAAGTTTTATTTCCTTGAGGTTAATACCCACCCTGGATTTACACCAACTTCAATTGTACCAGAAATTTGTGCAGCAAATGGTACAAGTTATAATGATTTAGTAGAATTTTTAGTAGAAAAGGCTGATGCTGTTAAGCTATAA
- the murC gene encoding UDP-N-acetylmuramate--L-alanine ligase yields MYSASLNTIANQFGIIHFIGIGGIGMSGIAEILHNLGCKVQGSDLNMNAQVKHLQDLGIPIMIGHEASNIKNASVVIRSSAVKMDNPEIIEAKNKKLPIIQRAEMLAELMRFKISVAVAGTHGKTTTTSLIAALFETAGLEPTVVNGGIINSKQTNAYLGAGDYLIAEADESDGTFTKLPATIAVITNINADHLDFYGDYANVKKAFRNFIENIPFYGFAVLCNDHPEVKKLAEEITDRKVLTYALDNEADIVATNIKIDATGAHFDLQISNNIPCELREIKGCYLPVMGKHNIQNCLAALTIGLQLGFDIELIQKAFANFKGVKRRFTLTGEVNNIKIVDDYAHHPEEIKATLLAAKDVANITKGKIIAVFQPHRYTRLNNLFNDFVTAFNTADKLFVTEIYTAGEKPIEDINHLKLIKEINNHNTKLQAEFIPDINELAKQILNIASPGDIVLHMGAGSITQWAQSLPAQLITLKNS; encoded by the coding sequence ATGTATTCAGCGTCTCTAAATACCATCGCAAATCAATTTGGAATTATTCATTTTATCGGCATAGGCGGAATAGGTATGAGCGGTATTGCTGAAATATTACATAATTTAGGATGCAAGGTACAAGGTTCTGATCTCAACATGAATGCTCAAGTAAAACATTTACAAGATTTAGGCATCCCAATAATGATTGGCCATGAAGCTAGCAACATTAAAAATGCATCTGTAGTTATCCGCTCCTCTGCTGTCAAAATGGATAATCCTGAAATCATAGAAGCTAAAAATAAAAAATTACCAATTATACAACGTGCTGAAATGCTCGCTGAGCTTATGCGCTTTAAAATATCAGTGGCAGTAGCCGGCACACATGGCAAAACCACCACCACCTCTTTAATCGCTGCATTATTTGAAACTGCCGGTTTGGAACCTACTGTTGTCAACGGAGGGATTATTAATTCCAAACAAACTAACGCATATTTAGGTGCGGGAGATTACTTAATTGCCGAGGCTGATGAATCAGACGGCACTTTTACAAAACTACCCGCCACCATTGCTGTAATTACTAATATCAATGCAGATCATTTGGATTTTTATGGAGATTACGCCAATGTTAAGAAGGCTTTCCGTAATTTTATCGAAAATATTCCTTTTTATGGTTTTGCAGTACTATGTAATGATCATCCTGAAGTAAAAAAGCTTGCAGAAGAAATCACTGATCGAAAAGTACTCACTTATGCACTAGATAATGAAGCTGATATAGTGGCTACTAATATTAAAATTGATGCAACTGGCGCCCATTTTGATTTGCAAATTAGTAATAATATTCCATGTGAACTTAGAGAAATCAAGGGCTGTTATTTACCGGTAATGGGAAAACACAATATTCAAAATTGTCTTGCAGCCTTAACCATTGGACTCCAACTTGGATTTGATATTGAATTAATTCAAAAGGCCTTTGCTAACTTTAAGGGAGTCAAAAGAAGATTTACTTTAACCGGTGAAGTTAATAACATCAAAATAGTAGATGACTACGCTCATCATCCTGAAGAAATTAAAGCAACGTTACTAGCTGCCAAAGACGTGGCCAATATCACCAAAGGAAAGATAATCGCTGTTTTTCAACCACATCGCTATACCAGGCTTAATAACTTATTTAATGATTTTGTAACAGCTTTTAATACTGCCGATAAATTATTTGTAACTGAAATCTATACAGCAGGCGAAAAACCTATTGAAGATATTAATCATCTTAAATTAATAAAAGAAATAAACAATCATAATACTAAATTACAAGCAGAGTTTATACCTGACATTAATGAACTAGCAAAACAGATACTGAATATTGCAAGTCCTGGAGACATAGTGTTACATATGGGTGCCGGAAGTATAACCCAGTGGGCCCAAAGCTTGCCAGCCCAGTTAATTACTTTAAAAAACAGTTAA
- a CDS encoding UDP-N-acetylglucosamine--N-acetylmuramyl-(pentapeptide) pyrophosphoryl-undecaprenol N-acetylglucosamine transferase, which produces MNEEYLIVAGGTGGHVSPAIAVYEELVAQHKKLKFITDERCVKYFKHTDIQPVIINIRPFTKSLIGVYKFAASLYLALFKLIWLLINNKNLRTIIVFGGYPCLPAILAGSILGRKIVVHEQNAVMGRMNRFAAIFAKEIWLGFQDTKLVPKNAIHKTKYIGVPVRKQILNVEISNNSNNKQFTILIVGGSQGASAFAEIIPTTIKSLENTTKKIIIYQQCRDEEEKEKLEEFYRTYKITAQIEIYFYNIEQKMAAADIVIARSGASTISELIALEKPSILIPLPSSMDDHQYYNALTLAEQKAAILLNQNEAKASLANCLNRLVGNPEELLEIKQSLQKIKLANLVGIREVLKSI; this is translated from the coding sequence ATGAATGAAGAATATTTAATAGTTGCAGGCGGTACAGGAGGGCATGTTTCTCCGGCCATTGCGGTTTATGAAGAGTTAGTAGCTCAGCACAAAAAGCTTAAGTTCATAACTGATGAACGCTGTGTTAAATATTTTAAACACACAGATATACAACCAGTTATTATAAATATTCGCCCCTTTACTAAAAGTTTGATAGGAGTCTATAAATTTGCAGCTTCGCTTTATTTAGCTTTATTTAAATTAATATGGTTACTTATTAATAATAAAAACCTGCGCACTATAATTGTTTTTGGGGGTTATCCATGTCTTCCTGCTATCTTGGCTGGTAGTATTTTAGGGCGTAAAATTGTGGTTCATGAGCAAAATGCTGTCATGGGTCGAATGAATCGTTTTGCTGCGATATTTGCTAAGGAAATTTGGTTAGGATTCCAAGATACTAAGCTTGTTCCTAAAAATGCTATCCATAAAACTAAATATATTGGTGTGCCGGTAAGAAAGCAAATTTTAAATGTAGAGATTTCTAATAATTCTAACAATAAGCAATTTACAATATTAATTGTTGGTGGAAGTCAAGGGGCAAGTGCCTTTGCAGAGATTATCCCTACTACTATAAAGAGTTTAGAGAACACTACAAAAAAAATAATTATATATCAGCAATGTAGGGATGAAGAAGAAAAAGAAAAGCTGGAGGAATTCTACCGTACATATAAAATTACAGCCCAAATAGAGATATATTTTTATAATATTGAACAAAAAATGGCAGCAGCGGATATTGTCATTGCAAGAAGTGGTGCCTCAACTATTTCTGAGCTTATCGCGCTTGAAAAGCCTAGTATATTAATACCGCTTCCTTCGTCGATGGATGATCATCAATATTACAATGCTTTAACCCTTGCTGAGCAAAAAGCTGCAATTTTGTTAAATCAAAATGAAGCTAAAGCTAGTTTAGCAAATTGCTTAAATAGATTGGTTGGAAACCCAGAAGAACTTCTTGAAATTAAGCAGAGTTTACAAAAGATTAAACTGGCTAACTTAGTGGGAATTAGGGAAGTACTTAAGAGTATATAA
- the ftsW gene encoding putative lipid II flippase FtsW codes for MKAARSRNNFIYSWWWSIDRIALVSVLIMIAFSAFMVATASPAVAERIGLEPFYFIRKQIIYLMLAVLIIFSTSLLSIDNIKRLSILGFSICILLLLVTLIVGVEVKGSKRWINLMGFSMQPSEFIKPFFSIMTALLISQKYRNYKFPAFSVSIGLFVLTAMLIIIQPDFGMSLTLGVIWGGQLFIGGISFFWIILSLIGGGLAALLGYLFLPHVARRIDNFLYPEATENYQVSRSMEAFISGGFSGKGPGEGVVKQVIPDSHTDFIFAVVGEELGLITCVLVIFLYASFIIRGFYRILDETDMFVICAISGVLIQFGFQTIVNMGVTINMLPTKGMTLPFISYGGSSMMAMSIAIGILLALTKRRFYSHSYKLRLKKMSYQVRELN; via the coding sequence ATGAAAGCAGCAAGAAGCAGAAATAATTTTATTTATAGTTGGTGGTGGTCAATTGATCGTATAGCGTTAGTTTCTGTATTGATAATGATTGCTTTTAGTGCTTTTATGGTAGCAACTGCTAGCCCTGCTGTGGCTGAAAGAATAGGGCTTGAGCCTTTTTATTTTATACGTAAGCAAATCATATATCTAATGCTTGCGGTCTTAATTATTTTTTCTACCTCGCTGTTATCAATTGATAATATCAAGCGGTTGTCAATATTAGGATTTAGTATTTGTATATTATTGCTTTTAGTTACTTTGATAGTAGGCGTGGAAGTTAAGGGCTCCAAGCGTTGGATTAACCTTATGGGATTTTCAATGCAACCTTCAGAATTTATTAAACCGTTTTTTTCTATAATGACCGCTTTGCTAATTTCACAAAAATATCGTAATTATAAATTTCCAGCTTTTAGTGTAAGTATAGGGTTGTTTGTGCTGACTGCTATGCTAATCATTATACAGCCTGATTTTGGTATGAGCCTGACCTTAGGGGTCATTTGGGGAGGACAGCTATTTATAGGAGGAATTTCCTTTTTTTGGATAATTTTAAGTTTGATAGGGGGAGGTTTAGCAGCGCTTTTAGGGTACTTATTTTTACCTCATGTGGCGCGGCGTATAGATAATTTTCTTTATCCTGAGGCTACTGAAAATTATCAAGTTAGTCGCTCGATGGAGGCGTTTATCAGTGGCGGCTTTAGTGGCAAGGGCCCTGGTGAAGGTGTGGTTAAGCAGGTTATTCCCGATTCTCATACTGATTTTATTTTTGCAGTAGTAGGTGAAGAGCTGGGTTTGATTACATGTGTGTTAGTAATTTTTCTTTATGCTTCGTTTATTATCAGAGGATTTTATCGTATTTTAGATGAAACTGATATGTTTGTTATTTGTGCGATTTCAGGTGTATTAATCCAGTTTGGTTTTCAAACTATAGTTAATATGGGAGTCACTATTAATATGCTCCCTACTAAAGGTATGACTTTACCTTTTATAAGTTACGGTGGATCTTCAATGATGGCTATGAGTATTGCAATAGGAATATTGCTTGCACTTACTAAACGAAGATTTTATTCTCATAGTTATAAATTAAGATTGAAAAAAATGTCCTACCAAGTACGAGAATTAAATTAA
- the uvrB gene encoding excinuclease ABC subunit UvrB translates to MSSNLFNISGHYTPKGDQPQAIKKLVDGLYTGKRDQVLLGVTGSGKTFTMANIIKETGRPALIMAHNKTLAGQLYQEMQTFFPDNAVEYFVSYYDYYQPEAYIPRTDVYIEKDSQINEQIDLMRHSATRAILERRDVIIVSSVSCIYGLGSPQLYSEMVIPLKLGEKYKRDLFIKRLIELQYSRNDLESKRGTFRVRGENIDIIPVHFEDKGWSISFFGDEIDAINEFDIVTGKKLNKLKGAVIYASSHYVTPKDQLQHAIKQIKEELIDRLNFFRDHNKLLEAQRLEQRTLFDIEMMLETGACKGIENYSRFLSGKNPGEPPPTLFEYLPKDALLFIDESHATLPQIRGMYNGDRARKTTLVEYGFRLPSALDNRPLKFEEWDNFRPQTVYVSATPGELELQLTKGEFVQQVIRPTGLIDPECIMRPATTQVDDLINECKIATGNNERVLVTTLTKKMAEDLTKYLSEVGINVTYLHSDILTLERLEIINKLRRGDIEVLVGINLLREGLDIPECALVAILDADKEGFLRSETSLIQTIGRAARNINGRVILYADKMTKSIDKALKETERRRHIQLEYNKKHGIRPETIAKQIAEIEEKHSTQEKPFDFKELTKQINDLRKKMLSAASSLEFETAAKIRDQITQLEKRLFQGG, encoded by the coding sequence ATGAGTAGCAATTTATTTAATATTTCAGGCCACTACACTCCCAAGGGAGATCAACCGCAAGCTATCAAAAAATTGGTTGATGGATTATACACAGGAAAACGTGACCAGGTTTTATTAGGAGTAACCGGCTCAGGTAAAACCTTTACTATGGCTAATATTATTAAAGAAACGGGCAGACCTGCTTTGATTATGGCTCATAATAAAACTCTAGCAGGACAACTATACCAGGAAATGCAAACTTTTTTTCCTGATAATGCTGTCGAGTATTTTGTATCTTATTACGATTATTATCAGCCAGAAGCTTATATACCCCGGACAGATGTTTATATTGAAAAAGATTCTCAAATCAATGAGCAAATTGATTTGATGCGCCACTCAGCTACCAGGGCAATTTTAGAGCGCAGGGATGTTATAATAGTATCTTCTGTATCCTGCATTTATGGCTTAGGATCACCTCAGCTTTACTCTGAGATGGTTATTCCTTTAAAACTCGGAGAAAAATACAAAAGAGATCTTTTTATTAAGCGCTTAATTGAGCTACAATATAGTCGTAACGATCTTGAAAGCAAGCGTGGAACTTTTAGGGTAAGAGGCGAAAATATTGATATTATCCCTGTTCATTTTGAAGATAAAGGCTGGTCTATAAGTTTTTTCGGTGATGAAATCGATGCAATTAATGAATTTGATATTGTTACCGGCAAAAAACTTAACAAGCTTAAAGGTGCAGTTATTTATGCTAGCTCACACTATGTTACACCGAAAGATCAATTGCAGCATGCTATCAAACAAATTAAAGAAGAATTAATTGATAGGCTAAATTTTTTTCGAGATCACAACAAATTACTTGAAGCACAACGCCTTGAACAACGCACTTTATTTGATATTGAAATGATGCTGGAAACCGGTGCATGCAAAGGGATTGAAAATTATTCACGCTTTTTATCAGGTAAAAATCCTGGAGAGCCCCCACCTACACTATTTGAATATTTACCAAAAGATGCTCTTTTGTTTATTGATGAATCTCATGCAACTCTTCCTCAAATTCGAGGAATGTATAATGGAGATAGAGCTAGAAAAACCACTTTAGTAGAATATGGATTTAGATTACCCTCAGCCCTTGATAATCGGCCGCTGAAATTTGAGGAATGGGATAATTTCAGGCCACAAACCGTCTATGTTTCAGCTACTCCTGGGGAGCTAGAATTACAGCTAACTAAAGGGGAGTTTGTACAGCAGGTTATTAGGCCAACAGGACTTATTGATCCTGAGTGCATTATGCGACCTGCAACTACGCAAGTAGATGACTTAATTAACGAGTGTAAAATTGCTACAGGAAATAATGAAAGAGTATTAGTTACCACACTTACTAAAAAAATGGCCGAAGATTTAACCAAATACTTAAGTGAGGTAGGTATTAATGTAACATATTTACACTCAGATATTTTAACTTTAGAACGACTGGAAATTATCAATAAATTAAGACGAGGGGACATCGAAGTATTAGTAGGTATTAATCTGCTTCGTGAAGGACTTGATATACCAGAATGCGCCCTAGTTGCTATCTTAGATGCAGATAAAGAAGGCTTTTTAAGAAGTGAAACTTCTTTAATTCAAACCATAGGTAGAGCCGCTAGAAATATTAATGGTAGGGTAATATTATATGCAGATAAAATGACTAAATCAATAGATAAAGCCTTAAAGGAAACTGAAAGAAGACGTCATATTCAATTAGAATATAATAAAAAGCATGGTATTAGGCCTGAAACTATAGCCAAACAAATTGCAGAAATAGAAGAAAAGCATAGTACTCAAGAAAAACCATTTGATTTCAAAGAATTAACAAAACAAATTAACGACTTACGCAAAAAGATGCTTAGCGCTGCAAGCAGCCTAGAGTTTGAAACAGCAGCAAAAATTAGAGATCAAATAACACAGCTAGAGAAAAGATTATTTCAAGGGGGATAG
- a CDS encoding cell division protein FtsQ/DivIB: MLFSSFGLITHFGIVDKLSYHLKSEFYNVTTQIGMRLENVYLEGQLNLDSKYITQIINENIGQSIFKVNTWDLKYRIEQLDWVLAASVVRELPDTIHIRVVERAPVAIWQINKKQYLIDDSGHIINVSKINNFKQLPVVVGDGSRLTAGDIITQLKLYPNIYDQISALIRVGNRRWDIRLVNGSEIKLPEFNIKEALYYLAKYQHSHNLFLAYKTIDMRILGKIYVQKK; this comes from the coding sequence TTGCTATTTTCAAGTTTTGGTCTAATTACCCATTTTGGTATAGTAGATAAACTTTCTTATCATCTGAAAAGCGAGTTTTATAATGTAACTACGCAAATAGGCATGAGGTTAGAAAATGTATATCTGGAAGGACAGTTAAATTTAGATAGTAAATATATTACTCAGATCATTAATGAGAATATTGGGCAATCAATTTTTAAAGTGAATACCTGGGATTTAAAATATCGTATAGAACAACTTGATTGGGTGCTTGCGGCCTCTGTAGTACGTGAGCTTCCTGATACTATACATATCAGGGTTGTTGAGCGCGCTCCTGTAGCGATTTGGCAGATCAATAAAAAACAATATTTAATTGATGATTCAGGTCATATTATTAATGTAAGTAAAATTAATAACTTCAAACAACTTCCTGTAGTAGTTGGAGATGGCTCTAGACTCACTGCAGGAGATATTATTACACAATTAAAATTATATCCCAATATTTATGACCAAATTAGCGCCTTAATTAGAGTTGGAAATCGCAGATGGGATATTAGACTTGTTAATGGAAGTGAGATTAAACTTCCAGAATTTAATATTAAAGAAGCTTTATATTATCTTGCAAAATATCAACATTCTCACAATTTATTTCTAGCCTATAAAACTATAGATATGCGCATTCTTGGAAAAATATATGTTCAGAAGAAATAA